The Arachis hypogaea cultivar Tifrunner chromosome 14, arahy.Tifrunner.gnm2.J5K5, whole genome shotgun sequence DNA window TAAAGTCAAGAACTTGCATACATAAGTAAAAGTGTAAAACACATAATTGAATtacatgcatcaaaattaaatccgAAAACCAACAATTTCAAACAATAAACTAAAATCCACGAAGCAAACAAGCAAATACCTCCAAAGATACTTCTAGAACCCCATCGCCAACTGTTAATCTCCTTTAATCTCTTTCAACCAGTACCATCAAAATCAAAAGCAGTCATCAACACACACATAGTGTATCATGGAAATCTACTTGCATGAACTCAGGTCAGTCATACCATAGTGTATTATTGATTATTCCACTGAGATATGAAATGAAATTACCTCTGAACAAATTCTGCCAAAAGTGGAAATAGTCTCAATAGGGTACAACCCACGCAAGGTCTCAACACCCAGAAGTATTGCATCACTGCCTGTATGTTtgtttaaaaattcaacaaatatgAACCCAATAAGTAGTTATAACTGAATATAGAAACCAAAAATCATTCAGAAGAATACAGTTACAGCTTCAAGCGCACAAAAAATGGGATcagtaaattcaaaaaaaaatggcTTAATCATTACATGTGGCATCATACAGCTGGTAACTTACCATCCAAAACAGCATTAGCAACATCAGTGGCTTCAGCACGAGTGGGTCTTAAGTTGTCAGTCATACTATCCACAACACGTGTAAGTACAGCAGGTTTTCCAGCCATATTACACTTGTATAGGGCAGATTTTCGAAATAAGAACACCTACAAAagcaaatcaaaattaattaatattgactTTCCATTCACAAAGCAAATATAATTATACATTTACAATAAGAAGCATGGCAGAGGCAACAATCATAAATGTGGTTCAGTTCAAAGAAAATTTGTAACATTAGATGCACTATTTTGAACCTTTTTTAAACATATGGAAGCAtctatttgttttaatttattcaaatatCAAATGCATTATCCACATGACCACAAACATAGCTATTTACACCCACAACATGAGTCATTCAAACAACAAAATGAATTTCAAAGGCAAAACTAACCTTCTCTGGTGGAAGATCAATGCCCAAATTACCACGAGATTGGATAATACCATCAGCTTCTCGTAGAACCTCATCAAAATGGGTTAGGCCCTAATTTCAACACAGACATAAGATTGAATCAGCATAGTCAATAAGAGTATATCTTAAAAGAGAAAAGTTAACACTATGAAGACATCAAAATCACCTCAACATTTCAATCTTAGCAAAAATTTGGGTCTGGCTGAGATCACCCCATTTGGAAAGGAATTCACAGGCCTGAATTACAACATAAAAAAGTATGTTATAAGGAAAAGCACAACAAAGGATGCTATAAGTGAAAACGTTCTTCGGCTGGATTTTTTCTCAAAGACTTGAAAGAAGGTACAACATAATTAAAAGAGTGGGGGAAAAAAGTAGAGAAGAAAACaaatacaaagaaaaatcaaaaccaGATGAAAACTCTACTGCAAAAGCCATATGGTTTTACAATTACACAATCCACATACCATTTTGAATTTGTCCATAGTTCCTGAAAGAACTCCTCTTGAAGAATCCATGTCATTCCCCTAAACAAATACCAACATTTTatcaaagaagaacaaaaaagTAGCAGTGCAaatggtaaatattttttatagttatatGCAAACCATGCGGTCCAGCATCCGGTTATGACTATCCACCTCCTCGTGTATATCACTTGAGATCTGTTACAATCACATCAACAACACGTTAACACATCAAAATAATGAGAAGGTTACCAACAGctgaaaagaaataaatgagGAAATGATCATAATTCACAGCGTTCTTCAAGTATAATATACAGGAAGAACAAACTTAGGTCtagattattttacaagaaaaattaaacttACTCTTTTTAACAAACTGACTCTATCTTACAATCCACCCATTGCTCGCTCGTTatcttgttcatcaatttcattatAGGAGGAGTAAAGTGATGATGCTCGGATGCCTCCCTCCTCAATGCCGTCAAACAGAGCAACTCTGTTGTTCCGGGCGTCTCTGAAACAGGGAAAAGGTTTATAACAAAATAGTAAGAGGCAAAAGTTAGATAATAAACAAAAGCAAGGTGATTTTCTTTGCATAAACCATACATTGAAACAGTTTTACAGTCTTTCCATCAGACATCTCCATGATTTCATAAAATGTTCAAGATAAGCAAATTATCTATGAGGAACAAAAAATTTGTTTCAGTATTTCTACCGTCACCTGTGAATGCTTGCGTATTTCAAAATAACAaacttgtaagttaaaataacCCTTCACAAGTTATCAAAATCCCAAAAGAACTAATCAAAGGGGGGAAAACGAAATACTAGTCCAGCATAACCCAATTTCCACCAGAAAAGTTACCCTTCAATTTCTTTTGTATCTGCCATTTTAGAAGTTCTTTTTCATGTTTAAAATTACCTGTCACAtttaaatatcaagaaaatattaattatttttgaccAATTATATCTTTAAACTAATTATGCTGAACAATAGAGTGGAAAACATAAATAAGTGGTAATTTAGTATAACTAAATAAGGATAGTTTCATAAAATTAGTTTACTAGATACTAGTATCAAGATTATTCATAAAACCAACCcgaaatatggttaaagcatttcatcaaacatgttgagtgcggtaaacttgaaacgaaataagagaattcaaagcttaGTATCAATGTGATAACAAGAGAACATAATATTGTATACTTTAATTCAGTCTATGAAAAAGATCCAAACCACTGCCAAATTAAATagttacttattgtaatagaaataagaagttgcagagtttcaagcagagtattggtgttgtgtgagtgtattgtctggtggTGGATTTAGGGAACTCATGGCGGCGACAAAAGAGAGCAGTTCGACAGCTAGGTGGAGCGCACGGGTTggtcgcagagtttgaagcagggcaacgtggcttccagacgaacgCGAACGCGAACGGTGAACGGCGAGTGAACGCGAACGGTGAACGCCGAGCAAACTTGAATGATGAAGAACGCGAACGAAGACGACGGCTGAACGAAGACGCGAACGTTAACGGTAACCAACCGCGGCGGAAGTGCggctgagcagacaaagacgacggacgTCGAGCTCAAGGAAGCAGCTGCGATCGGTGACAGCGAACgggggttgaagacttggagcacGAGGGAAGCTAGATAGACGGACGGACGGCAGCAGTATGCCACTCCTTGCGGCGGCGGTGGTGTAGGCTTACAGTGCTAAGGTTTTTTTGGCTGAGTTTCTGTGAATGAAAGAAACGGAgggagaaagggagaaagaaacgaaGGAGCTTCAGAACCAAGAGTGAAGGGTTTCGAGTGACGAAGGCTaagggcgaagggcgaagggcgaagggcgaagggtgaagggcgaagggcgaagggTTCACGGCGAAGTACGAAGGGTGAAGGGTGAAGGGCTAAGGCTAATGGGAGGCGCTCTTCAGGCTTAGGGTTTCGAGTGATTAGGGTTAGTGTCTTTGGGTTGGGGACCGGGTTGGTGCCGGGTTGGGAGCCGGGTCAGGGGCCGGGTTAGGGTCAATGGGTTGGAGCCCctctcgccacgcttttaaaacgtcatTGTTTTGctctacggccacgcttttgaagcgtggcataaaagaaccttttggccacgcttttaaaacgtccttgtttctctctatggccacgcttttgaagcgtggcaaaaaaaagcgtggccgttTCTCTAACCAATTGCCACCCAtacaaaagcgtggccgttgatacttttcgccacgcttttgaagcgtggcaataaaaaaagtggcaaaatCTCTAATCtattgccaccctcataaaagcgtggccattgaccacttttggccacgcttttgaagcgtggcaagaaaaaagcgtggccataggccttttttcttgtagtgtctggagctacagaaacccaattggcgcgctctcaattttgttggaaagtagacatcctgggctttctagcaatatataatagtccatacgttacTCGAGTTTTGATAACTcaaactggcgtttgaatgcccactttctaccctattctggcgttaaacgccagaactggcataaaaactggattTAAATCCCCAAACTggtaccaaagctggcgtttaactctaagaagagtctctacacatgaaagcttcaatgctcagcccaagcacacactaagtgggccccggaagtggatttttgcactatttgcacttagttacttattttctgtaaccctaactactagtttagtataaaaactacttttagtgatttattttatatctttgatCAGTTCTATGCTATCATAGACCATATTGTACACGtttagaggctggccattcggccatgcctggaccttcattacttatgtattttcaacggtggagtttctacaccccatagattaaggtgtggagctatgctattcttcatgaattaatgaaaagtactattgtttttctattcaattcaagcttattcttattccaagatattcactcgcacttcaacctgatgaatgtgatgatccgtgacactcatcatcattctcacctatgaacgcatgcctgacaaccacttctgttctatctgcaatagcttgagtgtgtatctcttagtctctattccgaaagatcggagtcttcgtggtataagctagaatcaattggcagtattcttgagatccgaaaagtataaaccttgtctgtggtattccgagtaggatctgggatgggatgactgtgacaagcttcaaactcacgagtgttgggcgtagtgacagacgcaaaaggatcaatggatcctattccaacatgagtgagaactgacaaatgattagccgtgcggtgacagcgcatttggaccattttcactgagaagacagacggtagccattgacaatggtgatcccccaaca harbors:
- the LOC112742508 gene encoding pyruvate kinase 1, cytosolic-like is translated as MAFAVEFSSGFDFSLPVNSFPNGGLTHFDEVLREADGIIQSRGNLGIDLPPEKVFLFRKSALYKCNMAGKPAVLTRVVDSMTDNLRPTRAEATDVANAVLDGSDAILLGVETLRGLYPIETISTFGRICSERLKEINSWRWGSRSIFGVQFLCTVVFFLISQGNQVYVSSLL